In Vibrio sp. STUT-A11, a genomic segment contains:
- a CDS encoding DUF481 domain-containing protein, translated as MSRYWLLSVSLLCMGASYADESVQPEQNIDLPDPLQTEVEFGYQAHTGNTDSRSLNARLSAEYISGRHRSYGEWKYYNLYKDGEEDKRSSTYSVQSDYKLGPKTYLYGSFKGVDSRYSAYFKDYTLSGGLGYQFAYTDDLVLEVEVGPGYRYQEPNLDEIDDDDIVFPDIVREGIFRGNLNTTWHALDNLSFAADLTLVTGSSNTSLDSELSATNAITEDIALKLTHSRQYHDRVPEGLSKADSIFSVNLLFVF; from the coding sequence GTGTCCCGATACTGGTTACTAAGCGTTAGCCTACTGTGCATGGGAGCATCGTACGCTGATGAATCAGTACAACCAGAGCAAAATATTGATCTGCCCGATCCACTGCAAACAGAAGTGGAATTTGGGTATCAAGCTCACACAGGTAACACGGACTCTCGTTCCCTGAATGCTCGTTTGAGTGCTGAATACATATCTGGTCGACATCGTTCGTACGGGGAGTGGAAATACTACAACCTGTATAAAGATGGTGAAGAAGATAAACGCTCTTCCACTTATTCAGTGCAGAGCGACTATAAATTAGGCCCGAAAACCTATTTGTACGGCAGTTTTAAAGGCGTGGATTCACGCTATAGCGCGTACTTTAAAGATTATACCCTTTCAGGTGGTCTGGGTTACCAGTTCGCTTATACGGACGATCTCGTATTAGAAGTCGAGGTGGGTCCTGGTTATCGCTACCAAGAGCCTAATCTGGATGAAATAGATGACGATGATATTGTCTTTCCGGATATCGTCCGTGAAGGGATCTTTCGTGGCAACCTGAACACAACTTGGCATGCGTTGGACAACCTTAGTTTCGCAGCGGACCTGACATTAGTAACAGGTAGCAGCAATACCAGCTTGGATAGCGAGCTCAGTGCCACCAATGCGATCACTGAAGACATTGCGTTAAAACTGACTCACTCGCGTCAATACCACGACAGAGTGCCAGAGGGGTTAAGTAAAGCGGATAGTATTTTCTCGGTAAATTTGCTGTTCGTATTTTAA
- the aroB gene encoding 3-dehydroquinate synthase, protein MERITVNLAERSYPISIGAGLFEDPAYLSQVLSNKNAKQKVVVISNVTVAPLYADKILNQLEQLGCSASLLELPDGEKYKNLDVFNQVMNFLLEGSYARDVVIIALGGGVIGDLVGFASACYQRGVDFIQIPTTLLSQVDSSVGGKTAVNHPLGKNMIGAFYQPKAVIIDTNCLSTLPEREFAAGMAEVIKYGIIYDAEFFAWLEENLERLYALDEEALTYAIARCCQIKAEVVAQDEKESGIRALLNLGHTFGHAIEAELGYGNWLHGEAVSSGTVMAAKTSLLRGLISEEQFERIVAILRRAKLPVHTPESMSFDDFIKHMMRDKKVLSGQLRLVLPTGIGTADVIADTTQEVLEQAIEFGRNI, encoded by the coding sequence ATGGAACGGATTACGGTCAATCTAGCTGAGCGTAGCTACCCAATCTCTATAGGCGCCGGGTTGTTTGAGGACCCGGCGTACCTTTCTCAAGTTCTCTCAAACAAAAATGCAAAGCAAAAAGTGGTCGTGATCAGTAATGTCACGGTAGCCCCTTTGTATGCAGATAAAATTCTTAATCAACTAGAACAGCTTGGATGCAGCGCATCGTTGCTAGAACTGCCTGACGGCGAGAAGTACAAAAACCTGGATGTGTTTAATCAGGTAATGAACTTTCTGTTAGAAGGAAGCTATGCGCGTGATGTGGTTATTATCGCACTCGGTGGCGGTGTTATCGGTGATTTGGTTGGTTTTGCTTCTGCGTGTTACCAGCGTGGCGTGGATTTTATTCAGATTCCAACTACTTTGTTGTCTCAAGTGGATTCCTCGGTCGGTGGCAAAACCGCAGTCAATCACCCTCTGGGGAAAAACATGATTGGTGCGTTTTACCAACCAAAAGCGGTCATCATTGACACCAATTGCTTGTCCACGTTGCCTGAGCGTGAATTCGCGGCGGGTATGGCTGAAGTCATTAAATACGGCATCATTTATGACGCTGAATTCTTTGCTTGGCTGGAAGAAAACCTAGAACGTCTGTACGCGTTGGATGAAGAAGCACTAACTTACGCTATTGCTCGTTGTTGCCAAATTAAAGCGGAAGTGGTGGCTCAGGATGAAAAAGAGTCTGGCATTCGCGCGTTACTAAACTTAGGCCACACCTTCGGTCATGCGATTGAAGCTGAGCTTGGATATGGCAATTGGTTGCATGGTGAGGCTGTGTCATCCGGTACAGTAATGGCCGCCAAAACTTCCCTATTGCGTGGCCTCATTTCTGAGGAGCAGTTTGAACGTATTGTTGCGATTCTACGCCGCGCTAAGCTGCCCGTGCACACCCCAGAGAGCATGAGCTTTGATGACTTCATCAAACATATGATGCGCGACAAGAAAGTCCTTTCTGGTCAACTAAGGTTAGTTTTACCAACGGGCATTGGAACTGCGGACGTCATCGCTGACACGACTCAAGAAGTGCTGGAGCAAGCAATCGAGTTTGGTCGGAATATTTAA
- the alr gene encoding alanine racemase, giving the protein MKAAKACIDLSALQHNLRRVKAQAPDSKVMAVVKANGYGHGLRHVAKHTGEADAFGVARIEEALQLRACGVVKPILLLEGFYSSGDLPVLVTNNIQTVVHCEEQLIALEQTELETPVVVWLKIDSGMHRLGVRPEQFDELASRLKACPNVAKPLRYMSHFGCADELDSEITSQQIELFNSLTQGCHGERSLAASAGLLAWPQSHLDWVRPGIIMYGVSPFGDKTAQDLGYQPAMTLKSHLIAVREVKKGESVGYGSAWTSERDTKVGVIAVGYGDGYPRGAPNGTPVWVNGRKVPIAGRVSMDMLTVDLGPGAKDKVSDEAILWGKELPVEEVANHIGTIAYELVTKLTPRVEMEYSK; this is encoded by the coding sequence ATGAAAGCCGCAAAGGCGTGTATTGATCTTTCTGCGTTGCAACACAATTTACGCCGAGTTAAAGCTCAAGCACCAGACAGCAAAGTGATGGCGGTGGTGAAAGCCAACGGTTATGGTCATGGTTTGCGTCACGTAGCAAAGCATACTGGTGAAGCCGACGCTTTTGGTGTCGCGCGTATTGAAGAAGCGCTACAACTGAGAGCTTGCGGCGTCGTGAAGCCGATTTTGTTGTTAGAAGGTTTTTATTCTTCGGGTGATTTACCTGTATTGGTGACCAATAACATCCAAACTGTCGTGCATTGTGAAGAGCAGCTGATTGCTCTTGAACAAACCGAGCTAGAAACACCAGTGGTGGTATGGCTCAAAATTGACAGCGGTATGCATCGACTGGGTGTACGCCCGGAGCAGTTTGATGAATTAGCTTCACGACTCAAAGCGTGTCCTAACGTGGCGAAACCGCTGCGTTACATGAGCCACTTTGGCTGTGCTGACGAGCTAGATAGTGAAATTACATCACAACAGATCGAACTGTTTAACTCATTGACGCAGGGCTGCCATGGCGAGCGTTCACTTGCGGCCTCGGCGGGGCTATTGGCGTGGCCACAAAGTCACCTCGATTGGGTTCGTCCGGGAATCATCATGTACGGCGTATCTCCGTTTGGGGATAAAACGGCACAAGATTTAGGTTACCAACCCGCAATGACCCTTAAGTCTCATCTGATCGCAGTGCGTGAAGTGAAAAAAGGTGAGAGTGTTGGTTACGGCAGTGCCTGGACGAGCGAGCGAGATACCAAAGTAGGTGTGATTGCGGTTGGTTATGGCGATGGCTACCCAAGAGGCGCGCCAAATGGTACACCTGTGTGGGTCAATGGGCGTAAAGTGCCTATCGCCGGTCGGGTCTCGATGGATATGCTGACCGTCGATCTTGGGCCGGGTGCGAAAGACAAAGTCAGTGATGAAGCGATTCTTTGGGGTAAAGAGCTACCCGTCGAGGAGGTGGCGAACCACATTGGCACCATAGCGTATGAGTTAGTGACCAAGCTAACGCCACGTGTCGAAATGGAATATTCAAAGTAA
- the rpe gene encoding ribulose-phosphate 3-epimerase — protein MKDFLIAPSILSADFARLGEDVEKVLAAGADVVHFDVMDNHYVPNLTFGAPVCKALRDYGITAPIDVHLMVKPVDRIIPDFAKAGASMITFHVEASEHVDRTLQLIKEHGCKAGVVLNPATPLASLEFIMDKVDMILLMSVNPGFGGQSFIPHTMDKLRAVRKMIDESGRDIRLEIDGGVKVDNIREIAEAGADMFVAGSAIFGQPDYKAVIDQMREELSQVR, from the coding sequence ATGAAAGATTTTCTTATTGCTCCATCCATTTTATCCGCAGATTTCGCTCGTCTAGGTGAAGATGTAGAAAAAGTTCTCGCAGCGGGTGCAGATGTGGTGCATTTCGATGTTATGGATAACCACTATGTGCCAAACCTGACTTTTGGCGCACCTGTGTGTAAAGCGCTACGTGATTACGGCATCACTGCACCAATCGATGTCCACCTAATGGTTAAGCCTGTTGACCGCATTATTCCTGACTTCGCAAAAGCTGGTGCATCGATGATCACCTTCCACGTTGAAGCGTCTGAGCACGTGGACCGTACTCTGCAGCTGATCAAAGAGCACGGTTGCAAAGCGGGTGTAGTACTAAACCCGGCAACGCCGTTAGCGAGCCTTGAGTTCATTATGGATAAAGTAGATATGATTCTGCTGATGTCGGTAAACCCAGGTTTTGGTGGACAGTCTTTCATTCCTCATACTATGGATAAGCTACGCGCGGTACGTAAGATGATCGACGAGTCAGGCCGTGACATTCGCCTGGAAATCGACGGTGGCGTTAAAGTGGACAACATCCGTGAAATTGCTGAAGCGGGCGCAGATATGTTTGTTGCTGGGTCAGCGATTTTTGGTCAGCCAGATTACAAAGCAGTGATCGACCAAATGCGTGAAGAGCTATCTCAGGTAAGATAA
- a CDS encoding AAA family ATPase — MSAAHGLELDSQTELLERLRLLTHFGSNLIVINGDIGFGKSWLAQRYLEVGASNKNQCLLLCHRNQDDLQHRILILSQLLSESVFNQKEPLVDTLERVLGDERCDVVIVVDDAQLMSATLISELWTLVLQAQEKPNWVINVLLFTLPGQLEGVLSRISYGLEIKPVELDIDMLSEVEARRFFEFLVARYVDEQAEKRVRDAFKRVAPIPGDIMALGEMKVEKRIIIRSIVASPFKITLVILLLLLLVAGGYWWMFSQPSPDDRAQQLTGNIEQTAIPTLSETESGRLITVTGDSASSDSYIASDDSDSLPPKVTEEVASVGIDDKQQRVVIESDVVDALLEGKNTKQAISDNSEVKDEEPSTSTQGETSSSLIKVVKPEDSSQAASSESQATVTKPAVKFSFAYEELKALSPRAYTLQLAAMTSMEDVQAFLDEYQLNNKVRIYPTVRNETEWFIITYRDYQTIQQARDAVEALPNSLKSLNPWAKSLGQVQREIERVK; from the coding sequence ATGAGTGCTGCTCACGGTCTGGAATTAGACTCTCAAACTGAGCTTTTAGAGCGATTGAGGTTGTTAACCCACTTTGGTTCCAATCTAATTGTGATAAATGGCGATATTGGCTTTGGCAAATCCTGGTTGGCACAGCGATATCTTGAAGTGGGTGCCAGTAACAAAAACCAATGTTTGTTACTTTGTCATAGAAATCAAGATGATCTCCAGCATCGCATTCTCATATTGAGTCAACTACTATCAGAGTCGGTATTCAACCAAAAGGAGCCTTTGGTTGATACTCTGGAACGGGTATTGGGTGATGAGCGTTGTGATGTCGTCATTGTGGTTGATGATGCACAGTTGATGAGCGCTACCCTGATTTCAGAGTTATGGACACTTGTGTTGCAAGCACAGGAAAAGCCGAATTGGGTAATCAATGTCTTACTGTTCACGTTACCAGGTCAGTTAGAGGGTGTATTGTCGCGTATTAGTTACGGGCTGGAGATAAAACCTGTTGAGTTAGATATCGATATGCTGTCGGAAGTAGAAGCTCGTCGATTTTTCGAGTTTTTAGTTGCACGATATGTTGATGAACAAGCAGAAAAACGTGTTCGGGATGCATTTAAGAGAGTGGCTCCGATCCCGGGTGACATCATGGCATTAGGAGAGATGAAAGTGGAAAAAAGGATAATTATCCGCTCAATTGTCGCAAGCCCATTCAAAATTACCTTGGTAATCTTGTTGTTGCTATTACTCGTCGCTGGTGGTTATTGGTGGATGTTCAGCCAGCCGAGTCCAGATGATAGAGCGCAACAATTGACCGGAAACATTGAACAAACGGCGATTCCGACCCTATCAGAGACGGAAAGTGGCAGATTGATTACCGTGACGGGTGACTCTGCCAGTTCAGATTCTTATATTGCCAGCGATGACTCGGATTCGCTACCACCAAAGGTAACCGAAGAGGTGGCCAGTGTTGGTATCGATGACAAGCAGCAACGAGTCGTGATTGAATCCGATGTTGTCGATGCTTTGCTCGAAGGTAAAAATACAAAACAAGCGATTAGCGATAACAGTGAGGTCAAGGATGAAGAGCCTTCAACTTCGACTCAAGGTGAAACGAGCAGCTCCTTAATTAAAGTTGTAAAACCGGAGGACTCCTCCCAAGCTGCCAGCTCGGAATCACAAGCCACAGTGACTAAGCCCGCTGTTAAGTTTTCATTTGCTTATGAAGAGCTAAAAGCACTGTCTCCTCGCGCCTATACCTTGCAACTTGCTGCGATGACCTCGATGGAAGATGTACAGGCATTCCTTGATGAGTATCAGCTGAATAACAAAGTGCGCATTTATCCAACGGTTCGTAATGAAACGGAATGGTTTATCATCACTTATCGGGATTATCAGACGATTCAACAGGCTCGAGATGCCGTTGAAGCACTGCCAAACTCACTTAAGTCACTCAACCCATGGGCAAAATCGTTAGGCCAGGTACAGCGCGAAATCGAACGTGTGAAATAA
- the aroK gene encoding shikimate kinase AroK, producing MAEKRNIFLVGPMGAGKSTIGRHLAQQLHMEFVDSDTVIEERTGADISWVFDVEGEEGFRKREESVLEDLTQEQGIVLATGGGSVKSKENRNRLSARGVVVYLETTIEKQLARTNRDKKRPLLQTDSPREVLEQLAKERNPLYEEVADYTVRTDDQSAKVVANQIVKMLEER from the coding sequence ATGGCTGAGAAACGTAATATTTTCCTTGTTGGTCCTATGGGTGCCGGCAAAAGTACAATTGGTAGACACCTAGCACAGCAACTGCATATGGAGTTTGTAGACTCCGATACAGTGATCGAAGAACGCACTGGTGCAGACATCTCTTGGGTTTTTGATGTAGAAGGTGAAGAAGGCTTCCGTAAGCGTGAAGAATCGGTGCTTGAAGACCTGACGCAAGAGCAAGGCATCGTGCTGGCAACTGGTGGTGGCTCTGTAAAGAGCAAAGAAAACCGCAATCGCCTTTCTGCACGTGGTGTTGTTGTTTACCTAGAAACGACGATTGAAAAGCAACTTGCGCGTACTAATCGTGACAAGAAGCGTCCACTACTTCAAACGGATAGTCCCCGTGAAGTATTGGAGCAATTAGCTAAAGAACGTAATCCTCTATACGAAGAAGTAGCGGATTACACTGTTCGCACTGACGATCAGAGTGCAAAAGTGGTAGCCAACCAGATCGTAAAAATGCTAGAAGAGAGATAA
- a CDS encoding Dam family site-specific DNA-(adenine-N6)-methyltransferase, producing the protein MKKQRAFLKWAGGKYGLVEDIQRHLPPARKLVEPFVGAGSVFLNTDYDQYLLADINPDLINLYNLIKARPEEYISEAKRWFVAENNRKEAYLSIRAEFNKTDDVMYRSLAFLYMNRFGFNGLCRYNKKGGFNVPFGSYKKPYFPEAELEFFAEKAKKATFVCEGYPETFRRARKGSVVYCDPPYAPLSNTANFTSYAGNGFTLDDQAALADIAERTATERGIPVLISNHDTTLTRRLYHGADLSVVKVKRTISRNGSGRNKVDELLALFNTPDSDSSAS; encoded by the coding sequence ATGAAAAAGCAACGAGCCTTTCTAAAGTGGGCTGGAGGAAAGTACGGACTGGTTGAAGACATCCAACGTCATTTACCACCGGCTCGAAAGCTAGTTGAACCTTTTGTTGGCGCTGGTTCTGTTTTTTTGAATACAGATTACGATCAGTATTTACTGGCTGATATCAACCCGGATTTGATTAACCTTTATAACCTGATTAAAGCGCGTCCTGAGGAGTATATTTCTGAAGCGAAGCGTTGGTTTGTGGCAGAAAACAACCGCAAAGAAGCCTACTTGAGTATTCGCGCTGAGTTCAATAAGACTGATGACGTGATGTATCGCTCACTTGCTTTTCTTTACATGAACCGTTTTGGTTTTAATGGCTTGTGCCGTTACAACAAAAAAGGCGGTTTCAATGTCCCGTTTGGGTCATACAAGAAGCCGTATTTCCCTGAAGCTGAACTGGAATTCTTTGCAGAAAAAGCCAAGAAAGCCACGTTTGTTTGTGAAGGCTATCCCGAGACGTTTCGTCGTGCGCGCAAAGGCAGCGTGGTTTACTGCGATCCACCGTATGCGCCGCTTTCAAATACCGCAAACTTCACCTCTTATGCAGGAAATGGTTTTACGCTCGATGATCAGGCTGCACTGGCCGATATCGCGGAAAGAACCGCCACGGAACGCGGTATTCCGGTACTGATTTCAAACCACGATACAACATTAACGCGTCGTTTATACCACGGAGCGGATTTGAGTGTGGTAAAAGTGAAGCGCACCATCAGCCGTAATGGCAGTGGTCGAAATAAAGTCGATGAACTGCTGGCACTTTTTAATACCCCTGATTCAGACAGCTCTGCTTCATAG
- the priB gene encoding primosomal replication protein N, translated as MTNRMELSGTIAKPPIRSKSPGGIEHCRFWLEHRSTVIEADLPRQVYCRMPVVVSGLGSQTITQNLVQGSNIKVSGFVTYQTGRNGVGKLVLHADNITQI; from the coding sequence ATGACCAATCGAATGGAGCTGAGCGGCACTATTGCCAAACCGCCCATTCGTAGTAAAAGCCCTGGTGGGATTGAACACTGTCGGTTTTGGCTAGAGCATCGCTCTACTGTTATCGAAGCTGATTTGCCGAGACAAGTTTATTGTCGTATGCCGGTTGTGGTCAGCGGGCTTGGGTCACAAACAATAACTCAGAATTTAGTACAAGGTAGTAACATTAAGGTAAGTGGCTTCGTTACTTATCAAACCGGCCGAAATGGCGTAGGAAAATTAGTGTTACATGCCGACAATATTACTCAAATTTAA
- the rpsR gene encoding 30S ribosomal protein S18 yields the protein MARFFRRRKFCRFTAEGVQEIDYKDVATLKNYITEAGKIVPSRITGTSAKYQRQLARAIKRSRYLALLPYTDKHQ from the coding sequence ATGGCTCGTTTCTTCCGTCGTCGTAAATTCTGCCGTTTCACTGCAGAAGGCGTACAAGAGATTGATTACAAAGACGTAGCAACTCTTAAAAACTACATCACTGAAGCTGGTAAAATCGTACCTAGCCGTATCACTGGTACAAGCGCTAAGTACCAGCGTCAACTAGCTCGTGCTATCAAGCGTTCACGCTACCTAGCTCTACTACCGTACACTGACAAGCATCAGTAA
- the rpsF gene encoding 30S ribosomal protein S6: MRHYEIVFMVHPDQSEQVAGMIERYTGSITEAGGTIHRLEDWGRRQLAYPINKLHKAHYVLMNVEADQAVIDELETAFRFNDAVLRNMIMRTKAAITEQSIMLKQKEERAPRREERSEAKPEAKSEAAE; the protein is encoded by the coding sequence ATGCGTCATTACGAAATCGTATTCATGGTGCACCCAGATCAAAGCGAGCAAGTTGCTGGCATGATCGAGCGTTACACTGGTTCTATCACTGAAGCTGGCGGTACTATCCACCGTCTAGAAGACTGGGGTCGTCGTCAACTGGCTTACCCAATCAACAAGCTTCACAAAGCTCACTACGTTCTAATGAACGTTGAAGCTGACCAAGCTGTAATTGATGAGCTAGAAACTGCTTTCCGTTTCAACGATGCAGTTCTACGTAACATGATCATGCGTACTAAAGCAGCGATCACTGAGCAATCTATCATGCTTAAGCAAAAAGAAGAGCGTGCTCCACGTCGTGAAGAGCGTTCTGAAGCTAAGCCTGAAGCTAAGTCAGAAGCTGCTGAGTAA
- the rplI gene encoding 50S ribosomal protein L9 — protein sequence MQVILLDKIGNLGGLGDTVNVKSGYARNFLIPQGKAVMATKGNVEMFEARRAELEAKVAEQLTAAEARAEKINALEAVVIASKAGDEGKLFGSIGTRDIADAITAAGVEVVKSEVRLPEGALRTTGEFEISVQLHSEVFATVNLQVVAAD from the coding sequence ATGCAAGTTATTCTACTTGATAAAATCGGTAACCTAGGTGGTCTTGGCGATACAGTTAACGTTAAATCTGGTTACGCTCGTAACTTCCTTATCCCTCAGGGTAAAGCAGTTATGGCTACTAAAGGCAACGTTGAAATGTTCGAAGCACGTCGTGCTGAACTAGAAGCTAAAGTTGCTGAGCAACTAACTGCTGCTGAAGCTCGCGCTGAGAAAATTAACGCTCTAGAAGCAGTTGTTATCGCTTCTAAAGCTGGTGACGAAGGCAAACTATTCGGTTCTATCGGTACTCGTGACATCGCTGACGCTATCACAGCGGCTGGCGTTGAAGTTGTTAAGAGCGAAGTTCGCCTTCCTGAAGGTGCTCTACGTACAACTGGTGAGTTCGAGATCAGCGTTCAACTTCACTCTGAAGTTTTCGCAACTGTGAACCTACAAGTTGTTGCTGCTGACTAA
- a CDS encoding replicative DNA helicase — MAENRNRKPSDSQVDAIKVPPHSLEAEQSVIGGLLLDNERWDTVAERVVSSDFYSRPHRLIFEGVKTILEGGKPLDLITLSEYLERHEQLDDVGGFAYLADLAKNTPSAANINAYADIVAERAIVRGLIGVANDIADAGYDPQGRSSEDLIDLAESKVFAIAESRTSENEGPQNVDNILEKTLERIELLYKTPQDGVTGVDTGFNDLNKKTAGLQGSDLVIVAARPSMGKTTFAMNLCENAAMQQDKPVLIFSLEMPAEQLMMRMLASLSRVDQTKIRTGQLDDEDWARISSTMGILMQKKNMYIDDSSGLTPTEVRSRARRVAREHGGLSMIMVDYLQLMRVPSLTDNRTLEIAEISRSLKALAKELNVPVVALSQLNRSLEQRADKRPVNSDLRESGSIEQDADLIMFIYRDEVYHPDSAYKGTAEIIIGKQRNGPIGSVRLTFQGQHSRFDNYAGPAFDIDDE; from the coding sequence ATGGCGGAAAACAGAAATCGCAAACCTTCAGACAGTCAGGTTGACGCAATCAAAGTGCCACCTCACTCACTAGAAGCAGAGCAATCAGTGATTGGTGGTCTCTTACTGGACAATGAACGTTGGGATACCGTTGCCGAGCGCGTTGTCAGCAGTGATTTCTATAGCCGTCCACATCGCCTTATTTTTGAAGGCGTGAAAACCATTCTTGAAGGCGGCAAACCACTCGATCTTATCACCTTGTCCGAGTATCTAGAACGTCACGAGCAATTAGATGATGTAGGTGGTTTTGCTTATTTAGCCGACTTAGCGAAAAACACACCGAGCGCAGCTAACATCAATGCGTATGCTGATATCGTTGCAGAACGCGCGATCGTTCGCGGCTTGATTGGTGTCGCTAACGATATCGCTGACGCAGGTTATGATCCGCAAGGCCGTAGTTCGGAAGATCTGATCGACTTAGCAGAAAGTAAAGTCTTCGCGATTGCAGAGTCTCGTACCAGTGAAAACGAAGGCCCGCAAAACGTCGACAACATCCTGGAAAAAACCCTCGAGCGTATTGAGCTGTTATATAAAACGCCACAGGATGGTGTGACAGGCGTCGACACTGGCTTTAACGATCTCAACAAGAAAACAGCAGGCCTGCAAGGCTCTGACTTGGTGATTGTCGCGGCGCGTCCATCGATGGGTAAAACCACCTTTGCGATGAACTTGTGTGAAAACGCTGCGATGCAGCAAGATAAACCCGTGTTGATTTTCTCGTTAGAGATGCCTGCCGAACAGTTGATGATGCGTATGCTGGCCTCCCTATCGCGGGTTGATCAAACCAAAATTCGTACTGGTCAGCTGGACGACGAAGACTGGGCACGTATTTCTTCTACCATGGGGATCCTGATGCAGAAGAAAAATATGTATATCGACGACAGTTCCGGTCTGACACCAACTGAAGTGCGATCTCGCGCTCGTCGTGTTGCGCGTGAACACGGTGGGTTGTCGATGATCATGGTCGACTACCTGCAGCTAATGCGAGTTCCTTCGTTAACGGATAACCGTACGCTGGAAATCGCCGAGATCTCTCGCTCTCTTAAAGCATTGGCTAAAGAGCTGAATGTACCTGTTGTGGCACTTTCGCAGCTAAACCGTTCTTTGGAGCAACGTGCCGATAAACGTCCGGTAAACTCGGACTTGCGTGAATCGGGCTCTATCGAGCAGGATGCCGACTTGATCATGTTTATTTACCGTGATGAGGTTTACCACCCAGATAGCGCATACAAAGGTACCGCTGAAATTATTATTGGTAAGCAGCGTAACGGTCCAATCGGTTCTGTACGTCTTACTTTCCAAGGCCAACACTCACGCTTTGACAATTATGCGGGTCCAGCATTCGACATTGATGATGAGTAA
- a CDS encoding secondary thiamine-phosphate synthase enzyme YjbQ, translating to MWTQKTLNLKARSRGFHLITDEIEQQLPQISTLSVGLLHLFIQHTSASLTLNENADPTVRMDMEAHFNKYVPERASYYQHTYEGDDDMPAHIKASLLGSSVTIPIQDGRLALGTWQGIYLGEHRDFAGSRRIIATINGE from the coding sequence ATGTGGACGCAAAAAACACTCAATTTAAAAGCAAGAAGTCGCGGTTTTCACCTGATTACTGATGAAATTGAACAACAATTACCGCAAATAAGTACTCTTTCAGTAGGTTTGTTACACCTTTTTATTCAGCATACCTCTGCGAGTCTGACCTTGAATGAGAACGCTGACCCCACCGTTCGTATGGATATGGAAGCGCATTTCAATAAGTATGTTCCTGAGCGCGCCTCTTATTACCAGCATACTTATGAGGGAGATGACGACATGCCTGCCCATATTAAAGCATCACTACTTGGCAGCAGTGTGACGATTCCAATTCAGGATGGTCGCCTGGCATTAGGAACATGGCAGGGCATTTACTTAGGTGAACACCGAGATTTTGCTGGTAGCCGTCGCATCATCGCTACGATAAATGGTGAATAA